The following are encoded together in the uncultured Fretibacterium sp. genome:
- a CDS encoding DNA-binding protein, with translation MDASHSHYMVSAARFHALRLLPGEDPVLSLRRLSAETGLHAGFIAGAVGSLSRVVLRFAGCPDGTVRDGCFEIVSLIGTLDAAGEHLHMAVSDPEGRVEGGHVLEGCIVRTTLELVVGELTDVTFCRKYCPLSTYEELVIVQEREDTP, from the coding sequence ATGGATGCGAGCCATTCCCACTACATGGTTTCGGCGGCCCGCTTCCATGCTCTGAGGCTTCTTCCGGGCGAGGACCCTGTGCTCTCGTTACGTCGATTGTCCGCCGAAACGGGGCTGCACGCGGGGTTTATCGCGGGGGCTGTGGGCAGCCTCTCCCGGGTGGTCCTGCGCTTTGCGGGATGCCCCGACGGGACCGTCCGGGACGGCTGCTTTGAGATCGTCTCCCTGATCGGGACGCTCGATGCCGCCGGGGAGCACCTTCACATGGCGGTCTCCGACCCCGAAGGGCGGGTCGAGGGCGGGCATGTCCTGGAGGGCTGCATCGTCCGAACGACCCTGGAGCTCGTCGTGGGCGAACTGACCGATGTGACGTTTTGTCGAAAGTACTGCCCTTTGTCGACTTATGAGGAGCTGGTTATCGTCCAGGAACGAGAGGATACACCGTGA
- a CDS encoding ECF transporter S component translates to MRNKTLVLVAVCIAVNIALGQVVSTLKLPVFMDSIGTMLAALLMGPWVGMSTGLCTNLIWGLISGPVAAAFAPVSMAIGLTVGFLGRCGQFRSLPLALVSGVLVTVVVTLVATPIRTYLFGGVTGSGADFLVAYLNAVGQKLLQSVAWAVVGTNLIDKVLSCAIAWGLMKGLPQRIRAQFPGACRVD, encoded by the coding sequence ATGAGGAACAAAACGCTGGTTCTGGTTGCCGTTTGTATTGCCGTCAACATCGCTTTGGGGCAGGTCGTATCCACGCTGAAGCTGCCCGTCTTTATGGACTCCATAGGAACGATGCTGGCAGCCCTGCTGATGGGCCCCTGGGTGGGGATGTCCACGGGGCTCTGCACCAACCTGATTTGGGGGTTGATCAGCGGTCCCGTCGCTGCGGCCTTCGCGCCGGTCTCGATGGCCATCGGCCTGACGGTGGGTTTCCTGGGGCGCTGCGGCCAGTTCCGTTCCCTGCCTCTGGCCCTCGTCTCGGGAGTCCTCGTCACGGTCGTGGTGACGTTGGTGGCCACACCGATCCGCACCTATCTTTTTGGCGGCGTGACGGGGTCGGGCGCCGATTTCCTGGTGGCTTACCTCAATGCGGTGGGGCAAAAACTGTTGCAGTCCGTGGCGTGGGCCGTTGTTGGAACGAACCTGATCGACAAGGTGTTGAGCTGTGCGATTGCCTGGGGGCTGATGAAGGGGTTGCCGCAGCGAATACGGGCACAGTTTCCCGGGGCCTGCCGGGTGGACTAG
- a CDS encoding ATP-binding cassette domain-containing protein: protein MEVSPALSFGLWLFWVGGALVLPPFPCLPVLCAVPLLMLAVRPGARRRLKAVLWMMGSLGLGLWLVHGGALSAWIPGGTSVPDRGAWAFSLWMRIFVVVSSGQLWLEAVTVPRLVESLLFGPVPVRFGYLIASPLLLAEQIKLRWEQIREAQLARGIAVNGSFPERVASLHALLFPLVMGLLNDLSSRSAALDMKAFGLRPAELHEDGENLSPVEETAKVVALEGATFLPPGAETPLLEIPSFSSGAGDWALVVGGNGSGKSTLGTILTGGVDEHRPGTLRGDARVLELPISFRTSLRWSPFIQLVQQTPSLCFSGCAFTVEEEVAFGPRNLGLPNREVRERTEEALHLLCISHLKGSALPHLSGGEAQRVALACAVAMHPRLLVLDEAFSRLQAEAVPALVERLRDWSRRRGVAVVLLERNGAPFRPYCTSFFRLCGGRLLSEPAQVQGSAPMAAERPRREVGPPLLRIEGLEFCWPGATEPLLRGLDGVLLSGERVALMGPNGVGKSTLLRICAGLLLPTGGEVLLEGEPVGGLGAVKRSERVGFLFQDPERQLFHSTVRDEVLFSLRNTALPREERKRRLSASLDETGLTGKEGCHPLDLNSAERRMVALASLGIREPDLLLLDEPTRELDAVWLARFERWLANRRAAVLAISHDPAFVSRTFPRVWRLREGRLENSFSRAPGGDT, encoded by the coding sequence GTGGAGGTCTCTCCAGCCCTCTCCTTTGGGCTGTGGCTGTTTTGGGTTGGGGGTGCCCTGGTGCTCCCGCCCTTTCCTTGTTTGCCCGTGCTCTGTGCCGTTCCGCTCCTGATGCTGGCGGTTCGGCCGGGGGCCCGCCGGCGTCTGAAGGCTGTGCTCTGGATGATGGGTTCTCTGGGATTGGGGTTGTGGCTGGTTCATGGAGGGGCCCTGAGCGCCTGGATTCCGGGCGGCACGTCGGTTCCCGACCGGGGGGCGTGGGCCTTTTCCCTCTGGATGAGGATATTCGTCGTGGTCTCGTCGGGCCAGCTTTGGTTGGAGGCCGTGACCGTCCCCCGCCTTGTGGAATCGCTCCTCTTCGGGCCCGTTCCGGTTCGGTTCGGCTACCTGATCGCGTCTCCTCTTCTCTTGGCGGAGCAGATCAAGCTGCGGTGGGAGCAGATTCGGGAGGCGCAGCTTGCGCGGGGGATTGCGGTGAACGGTTCTTTTCCGGAGCGGGTCGCCTCGCTGCACGCGCTCCTGTTCCCCCTTGTCATGGGGCTCCTGAACGATCTCTCGTCCCGGAGCGCGGCCTTGGACATGAAGGCCTTCGGACTGCGCCCCGCCGAATTGCACGAGGACGGGGAGAATCTGTCCCCGGTTGAGGAGACTGCGAAGGTCGTGGCTCTGGAGGGAGCGACTTTCCTCCCCCCTGGTGCGGAAACTCCTCTGCTGGAGATTCCGTCGTTCTCCTCGGGAGCGGGAGACTGGGCTTTGGTCGTTGGGGGGAACGGCAGCGGAAAATCCACGCTGGGGACCATCCTGACGGGCGGCGTGGACGAACACCGCCCAGGAACGCTGCGGGGCGACGCGCGGGTTCTGGAGCTTCCGATCTCCTTCCGGACGTCGCTTCGATGGTCTCCGTTTATCCAGCTCGTCCAGCAGACCCCCTCGCTCTGCTTTTCGGGCTGCGCCTTTACTGTGGAGGAGGAAGTTGCCTTTGGACCCCGGAACCTGGGGCTTCCGAACCGGGAGGTACGGGAGCGAACGGAGGAGGCCCTGCATCTCCTGTGCATCTCGCACCTGAAGGGGAGCGCTCTGCCGCATCTCTCCGGTGGCGAGGCTCAGAGGGTCGCTCTGGCCTGTGCCGTTGCGATGCATCCGCGGCTTCTCGTGCTGGACGAGGCTTTCAGCCGGCTGCAGGCCGAGGCCGTGCCCGCTCTTGTGGAGCGTCTCCGGGACTGGTCTCGTCGCCGCGGCGTCGCGGTTGTCCTGCTGGAGCGGAACGGCGCACCGTTTCGCCCGTACTGCACCTCGTTTTTCCGTTTGTGTGGGGGCCGCCTCCTGTCGGAGCCGGCGCAGGTGCAGGGCTCGGCCCCAATGGCGGCGGAGCGTCCCCGACGGGAGGTTGGGCCTCCTCTGCTGAGAATCGAGGGGCTGGAGTTTTGCTGGCCGGGCGCGACGGAACCGCTCCTGCGGGGACTCGACGGGGTGCTCCTCTCCGGGGAGCGCGTGGCGTTGATGGGCCCGAACGGCGTGGGGAAATCGACGCTGCTCCGTATCTGTGCTGGGCTGCTGCTCCCCACCGGTGGCGAGGTGCTGCTCGAAGGTGAGCCTGTCGGAGGTCTCGGGGCGGTAAAGCGGTCCGAACGGGTCGGATTCCTGTTCCAGGATCCGGAACGCCAGCTTTTTCATTCCACGGTGCGGGATGAGGTGCTGTTCTCCCTGAGGAACACCGCCTTGCCCCGGGAGGAGAGGAAACGGCGTCTGAGCGCGTCCCTGGATGAGACAGGGCTGACGGGCAAGGAGGGCTGTCATCCCCTTGACCTGAACTCCGCGGAGCGTCGGATGGTGGCGTTGGCCTCACTGGGGATTCGGGAGCCGGATTTGCTCCTCCTGGACGAGCCGACCCGGGAACTGGACGCGGTGTGGCTGGCCCGCTTCGAGCGCTGGCTGGCCAACCGGCGCGCTGCCGTGCTGGCGATCAGCCACGACCCCGCTTTTGTCTCCCGCACCTTTCCTCGCGTCTGGCGCTTAAGGGAAGGGCGTCTGGAAAATAGTTTTTCACGGGCCCCTGGCGGCGACACTTAA